The DNA region CAAGCTGTATTCTACAGGATACTCTTCACTGGGAAGGGTTGCATGTTTAATCAGAGTCAGATTTTATTTATGACGAAGACatcaagacatacagtgaaatgtgtcatttgtattaacagccaacacaacctaaggttgtactgggggcagcctgaagtgtcaccacacattccggctccaacatagcatgttcacaatgtccggcagaacaacacaaacaacaacagtAACAAAACAATGTTTCTGTGTGCTGCACAACCAACTGTCATGCTGTTTCCAAACAATCACCCAGTTCCAAACTATTTTTCTATAAGTTGCTGCTACTAACATCTTGGATATAATTAATGAATCTCAATAAAATAGTGTATTCATCATGGTAGAGGGTCTCAAGCTACTTACAGAGGTCCTACCAAACCGACAAGGAGTGACAGAAACAACCTTTCAGGAGGATCTTAAAGAGAAGAGAATAGCTTAGGGGAGTTTGAGGTCCATTGACCACTTTGTATGAAGAAACATGACTTTATATCAATTTTTGTCTCATTTGACTTGTACCCAACATTCTTAAGATATTACATTTACCTTATACATTTTTTTTAGGGTCACCTataggttgggggtgttgtggatagtgtggagggctgtcagaggttacagcgggacattgataggatgcaaaactgggctgagaagtggcagaaggagttcaacccaggtaagtgtgaagtggttcatttcggtaggtcaaatatgacggcagaatatagtatttatggtaagactcttggcagtgtggaggatcagagggatcttggggtccgagtccataggacactcaaagctgctgctcaggttgactctgtggttaagaaggcatacagtgcattggccttcatcaaccgtgggattcagttcaaaagctgaggagtaatgttacagctatataggaccctggtcagaccccatttgcagtactgtgctcagttctagtcacctcactacaggaaggatgtgaagactatagaaagggtgcagaggagatttacaaggatgttgtctggtttggggagcataccctatgagaataggttgagtgaacttggccttttctctttggagcaacggaggatgagagatgaactgatagaggtgtacaagatgatgagaggcattactcgtggggatagtcagagactttttcccagggctgaaatggctaacacgaggtgcttggaagtaggtacagaggagatgttaggagtaagttttttttacgcagagtgtggtcagtgcatggaatgggctgccagctacagtggtggaggcagatacgatagggtcttttaagagactcctggatagatgcatggagcttagaaaaatagagggctctgggtaacctgAGATagcttctaaagtaagtacatgttcaacaaagcattgtgggccgaagggcctgtattgtgctgtaggttttctatgtttctatctttaacatgctgaaaactagctgaaactTCTCAGTCATTCCACATATCTCATATCCCTGACACTGAAGATGAGTCTTGTGCCTCTTAAGTATCTGATGACTTGTCTGGTGAACCATAAATGGAACAATGCTCAAGGTGTGATCACAGCTAAGCAGAGAACAGAGCCAAGATGTGTAATTCATCAAACATAGCCAGAGCCTTTACAAAACATTATTCAAACCACAAATGCCCACATCTAACCTTGGAAAAGGGCAGGCAGTGCTAGAGAAGGTCCGGAAAGATTTGATAGTAAGATTTCAGGGATGATATCATCTACAAGACTAACTGGAGATGCACCACTGAATAAAGAAAATTGAGAGGAATAAAAGTAGGAACTGATAGAAGCACTCAACAGCTGGTTCAGATGACAgctatggaaagagaaatggttaatgtttcaagtcCAGGATCCTTCATCAAAACTGAGGGAGAGTGAaataaaaatcagaaaatgctagaaatgccTAGCAGGCCATGTTCTATCAAGAGAAAAAGACAGGAGCTAACATTTTAGGTTAAAAATTCCACATTAACTGGGAAGGGGAGAGCTGTGGTTGGGGGCAGGAGTAGAGACTACTTAACAAAAAACCTGCATTCTCTCTGCAAAGGGAATCTTGAGCTTCCTGGTACCTGCCATTTCAATTCTTCATCTTACTCCCACACTggccttttgcctatcaccttctgtactgttacagtgaggcccAACACAAGCTTGAagaacagcacctcatcttccaTCTGGGAGTTTAGCCTTCTGGCCTCAGTATTGGATTCCATAGTTTCAAGTAGCTTGATTTCTCAGTCTTTATCAGTTGTCAATCTGTAGTATTGACTTGGCTTGTTTGTTTTTCTCCCCTTCTGGAAGTAGAGAACATGCCTAGTCTGACCGAGCTTCTGGCTCAACATTTTGCAGCTCCAACAATATATTGTCCATGTCTCACTCTCCAGCAACTTCCACTCACTCATTGATACTTTAGGTACTATTGAGGGGGACAatctactgggggggggggggggagccacaGTAAGCAGGTCTCCGGCACTGAGtatggtgctgtggctcagaagattGAAAAGGGCTGCACTGTTGCTAAGAGATTCCCTGGTCAAGGGAACAGAGGCGGGGTTCAGAGAcgatagagacacctggatggtgtgttgcctccctggtgccaggaccAATGATGTCTCAGATCGGATCCATAGCATTCTCGTGGGTGAGAGTGAGCAACTggaagtcttggtgcatattgtcaccaatgacataggtagacaagatgaggaggtcctgaaaagagattttagggaactaggtagaaagctgagaaacaggatctccagggtggtaatctctggattgctgcctgtgccacatgccagtgaaggtaggaataggatgatttggcagataaatgtgtggctaaggaactggtgcaggggttcaaatttatggatcactgggatctcttcttggaaggtatgacctatacaaaGGGACGGCTTACATCTAAACTAAAGGAGGGCCCAATATCCTCGTGGGCACGTTAGCTAGAGTTGTTCTGGAGGgtctaaactaatttggcgggggatGAGAACAGGAGTAATAGTGCTGTACAGGAGTAAaggtgaggtagctggtttacaaacaagaggcaatgtgtagtgaggaaaggctattgatagggcaaaattgaaatcaatgTGATGAGTTGTAACATAAAAgacagacaaaatcgaaaagggtgaatacaggactcaaggtgttatatttcagtgcatgcagtatatggaataaggtagatgaatttgcagcacagttacagattggcatgtatgaaattgtagacatcactgaatcatggctaaaagaagacTACAGcttggagcttaatgtccaaggatacacactgtatcaaaagggcaggtaggaaagcagagggggaagCATTACTCTGTTATTAAAAAGAGGTGAAAAGGGTtggaaggtattgaatcattgtggacagaGCTAAGGATCTGCAAGGATAAAAcggccctgatgggagttgtatacacaGCCCCAAACAGTagaaaggatgtggtctacagattacaatgggaaatggaaaatgcatgccaacaggacaatatatatacacacacacacatccctaaGAGGAAGAGGTATTCCAAAAGCAAGATGACAGAACCATAACtaacgagaagtcaaagccaaagagaggtcacataatagagcaaaaattacaaggaagttagaggattgggaagcttttaaaaactaacagaagccAATTAAAACAAGTTATTAAGAAGTAAaactggaatatgaaagtaagttacccaataatattaaagaggataccaaaagtttcttcagatatataaaatgtaaaggagaggtgacagtggatatcggaccactggaaaacaatgctggagagttagtaacGGGGGTCAAGGAAATGGCACCAGACtgaattagtattttgcatccgtcttcactgtggaagacactagcagtttggtggaagttccaggtgtcaggggtcatgaagtgtgtgaagataccataactagagagagggttcttgggaaactgaaagttctgaagataaatttgtcacctggaccagatggtgtaaaccccagggctctgaaagaggtggctgaagagattgtggaggcattagtaatgatctttcaaaaatcactggattctggtcTGGTTCTGAAATatgtgaaaattgcaaatgttactccactcttcaagaagagagaggcagaagggaaactataggccagttagtctctcctcagtggttgagaaggaaGGTATTGGAAttgattactaaggatgaggtctcatgaTAGAATAGGCCGTAATTAGCATGATTTCCTcaacctgacaaatctgttggaattctttgaagaaataacaagcaagatagacgaaggagaatcggttgatgtgtatttggattttcataaggtttttggtaaggtgccacacatgaggctgcacaACAAGctgtgagcccatggtattacaggaaaggttctagcatggataaagcagtggctgattggcaagaggcaaagagagggaataaagggagcattttctgcttggctgcgGCTGACTCGTGGTATTCCACGGGGGCTCTGTGTTGAgaatgattctttttatgttatgtcaatgacttggatgacggaattgatgactttgttacaaagttcgcagatgatatgaagatggatGGAGGGGCAgatggttttgaggaagtagagagcctacaaaaggacaggcagattagGGGGATGgtcaaagaaatagtggatggaatacagtattaggaagtgtatggccatgcacattggtagaagaaatgaaagggttgagtattttctaaatggagggaaaatgcATAAAACTGAGGCGCAAAGAGACAGGTATTTTGTTTTTCAGGTGAACCAGCAAGTTGAGTTTAGGTAGCAGAGAGCATTGAGATTTTATAGTGGTTTGCAAAATCATAACTTATATTGTTATTATTAATAAGAGACATTCCAATCAAAGACCAGGCACAAAGATTTAAAATGAtaagggaaaggtatggaaggtgtgaaGACAAACCTTTTATTTAAACAAAGTAGCAACAAACTTAAAATTTACTTCTTGTACTGAAGGCCTGAGTTAGAGTTTTTAAATTGGGTATTTGAGGGGAAATAGTTTGCACCGCTGTTACTCAATTTCCACTAAATTAGCTACATACATCCCTGATCAAACTGGTCATCTTTTAGTTTCCATAACCTTCATTCATAGGCGAGTTTCTTGAAACAAAGGTGGCCCTGATCGTCCAAGGCCACCAAATAACATCGTTTCGCGTCTTGTTGATTTCAGAGGAAATTGAAGCAAATAAAATTTCGTAAAAGGTTTGCTGGGAAATGTTTCGCTTGGATGTATGGCGTTTTGGAACTGAAATGAATAGAAGTTTCTTCATGtggtgaatctttgcaaactgaaGAACTATGGAGGCTCATTCACAATGCTCATTAAAAACACGACGACAGGTTTTCCTGTGTGACGTCGACAGTGCTGAGAAAGTGCCACTAGATCTAACTGCCGTGATCTTAATGAATGGCAAAGCAAGCTGGAAGTACTGGATAGTTGGCTCCTGTTATTTCTCAGTATATTTGGCGAGTGTCATCCGAACATGATTTTTACTTTGTGAAGAATGTTTCAATTTTTATTAATGAAACGCCAGACGACGGCTGAAATAACAAAGACTCCAAATAACATTCTTTGTTTTGGCCTGAGAGACACGGGTTGCGGTTTACTGCAAGAACGAACACGAACACGAACAGGCGAACGCGCATGTGCGGTCGGAGGCGGGAAACGAGCGCCTGCGGTTGTCCGCTTCGCCGCCGGGACTCATAATTCGACCAAATTGACCGGTTTGCGGATCCTGTGAGGAAAAAGTCAGTACTTCTGCACCTTTTGTTGATAATTATTCTGTTAATGTCGTTTTCACTCAAATAGTTTCTAAACGACTCCGCCCAGGTGGCGGTGATGGTGATGGTGCCGGAGCCCTCGACTCTAGTCATTGCCCCTTGGCCGCAGATTGCTGGCCCTTCACGGCCAGGCCATCCGAATCCAGGCGGGTCGGCTAGTCCTGGACAACTCAGCCCCCTCGGCACTGCGGCTGTGCCAGGTGATGTGCGAGGTCACGTTCATAGCAACAGGTTatgctcttttttaaaaaaaaagtgtctttagttttttggtatattttattatttatttacgtTTAATTGAAGAAATAACATGACAAAATATCATTTTCTCCCGGATAACTTTGTACAAGTATTATGGAAGATAAAATGAAATAATCTATTGTTAAGACTCTGAAGGACGCTCAAAGAGTGGGGAATATAGAGACCACTCTTGTCAGTTCCTGTATAATACAATCATCACACAtattttaatacatgcattatgTTTACATTTCTGGCAATGGCATGTGGTGTCTTAATTTACATACCACCTTCATATTTAGCTGGAATATGAGTGAGGCAATAATTATGATGATACAGTCTTCACAAATGATTCTAGATTTTTGTACTAACCATCGCACCCAGGTGGCTCCTGCCCGGTGTGTGCAAGTGACACTAACAGGAAACGGCATCATCTGATTTGGTCGCAAGTCATATAGATGAGGAAATGCCTAGATTCCATCTTCATTTGGCACTGAGTACaggttggttgttaatgcagtaCTGGTCGGATAGGCTTCATAAGAAAACAACtaactaggagcaggagtagaccactgAGTCCCTTAAGCCCGCCTACCACTCAATACAATCCACTACATGAGGCTTCAATTCCTTTTTTATGCTAGTTGGACGGATCTTTCAAAGATGTATCTACCTACTCATTAAATCACCACTAGTGATctagcccccacaactatttgaCATAGAGAATTTCAGTCAATCAAAATCCTCCACAAAGTTGTTCCTAGACACCTCTATTTTAAGTCACTGCCCCTCTTAAAAATTCCCCCAGTCATTGATATATCTCAAGCTTCTTCCTGCCATTTAAGATCTTCTATGTTTCAATACCATCTTTCCTCATTCAATTACATTTGAACGAACGTGTATCTAACTTctgtagattaggaaaatcttcTCATTTCCAGTAATTAATTGAATTCATCTCTTGAGTTACCTCCAATGCTAGTACATCTCCTTAACTAAGGATGCCGATGCCAAAGCCAAATGTGGTGCCGTAGATATGACCTCACCAAAACTTTATATGATTTTCCGCAGTAAAGAAAAGGGATACACAAATAGAGGAATATGGGCCTAATGCCTTTGGGAGTAGCATAGATAGGCATCATTGACAGGTGGTTAAAAAGATCCACTTCTGTGTGGTATAATTCAATGAATCCTACTCTCAGTAGCTAGTATTAAGTTAGTCAGCAAATGTGAGCAGGTTCAATCATCAGTTGTCAAATACCTTTCCTCTCCTTAGTCCAGACTTTAGATATGAAGGGCTATTGAGCAAAATATCAACAGGCCACTAGAAAAGTCTGCACATTTCTGAGGAAGAATTCAGCTGAAATATCCTTGCTTTAGTTGTTAAACACTCTTTGCAGCATAGCTAAAAACGAACCTTtgttaatgattttatttaaaaatGTTGTTATTGCTCTAATTATGCTATTGTCAGAGATTAAATAATTCTTGCATTATGACCAGGCCCAAACAATTTCTTTTAATTGCTGTTTCACTCTaaatttaattttattgtttCTAATATCTTTTTCTATCATTTTAATTGGATCAGATGAGATCTGTACCATTTACCTGCCTGAGTAGAAGGTACATCATTCAGTATGCTTATGCATATTTAGGCAAAGAGTGTCGTACTGTGAAAATAGAACAACTCAAAAGGACAGAGAAATAAAATGTAACAATGGAGGTGAAAGCTAACTTGCAGCTACCAATCTCTTGTGTTAAAGTGGCGTTACAAAATCAAATACTGTAGTCCTCTTACTTGGTGATTATCACAGGTCCAATATATATTTTATAAAATTTATGTTTTGCCTTGTGCAGTTAATTTCCCAAATTAGTCAGTTACAAATATCAACACATTACACTGAGCAGAGTGAAGTTTTATAGTAGGATCAATCAATGCTGCTTTGCTAAAATATGTTTTGAAAATACAGATGTTTCAGAGAACAATGACAAATATGGGTAGTGAGGCTCATTAAACAAAATGTGCATCAAATAGTTTTAAGAAGTAGGTTTTATAAGAACCATCAATCTGGAAGGATATGGGAGATATGCCAGTCTGAATTTCTTGACCTTTAAAGCTAATCAGATGGTCTGCAATTGTAAGAATCTAACAGGGAGTTCTCCCTAAGTGACCCTTTCTTCCCTTCACTGTTCTGAATCAGACAATTACATCCAAGTGAATCGAGCACTGAGAACTGGAAACAATCATTTGCCAAACAGTACAGTCACCACAAATATCTATTGCACCTTCCACCCACCAAAGGTTCATCACCAAATGTGTGAGTTCATTAGTGTTCACATTTGGAGAACAACCTTCCTGGTCTACCACTGATAAGGAAAAGCATTGACTAAATAAAACTGAAAACTTGCATCAGCCATCTGAAAGGTTTAAGGTTTGACCAACTGGCAAATTAACCTCCCAACAATAAACATcttctgattttattttggaTTCAATAAGTACTAATTTTCATTTTACAAAGCGAACTACTGCAGATAATAGAAAACTGAAATTAAAAATAtgtatagaaaatgctggaaaaattcagcaagtcagattggctgactgacctGAATATCTTCAGCCTTCAGTTTCCTCTGCTCATTTTATTTAAATAGATATATAGACCGCTAAtcaaatatatataatatatgttATTTCTTTTTAGAAATAAGCTCTGATACCAAGTACAGTATCCCTTTAAAGCCCCATCACGATCTTCTTCAGAATTTGGGAACTTTATTCCTGCTTATAAACCGGTTGTAATGATGTATTGAAGTTCCTCTGCTTGTTCAGTGCTCTGGCGGTGCATCCATGCATGTCTCCCATGGGTTTTGGGGCATGCGTGGTAGGGAGATCAGGAGGAGGATGATCCCACCAAGGAATAGAATGATAAAGGAAGTGCAAGCACAGGCAAAGGACCAAGAATATTCATATTGGGTCCAAATGGTCTCCTTGCTGTCTATCATCCGTTTCACTGACTGCCGCATGACTTCTGCAGAAATTATAATGCATAGGCCTGAAATAAAGCAAGACAGAGAGAGTCAATAGCAAGATGCAACAACAATCAGTGAATTTCACATTCAGAGAGGAAGCTTGGCCTTAATTACCACCCTAACACTCACTGAAAAAGAGTTTGATTAGACAGCAAGTTTGACCCAGTGATTATTCTTTAAAGCAATGACACATGAGCGATGTTTCATTGTAATATATTCTGCTGCCTAAGGACAGGGAGTTGTTGCTGTGTCCCCTCCCCCTCTGTTGTCAAGTGAATATTATTTACAATCCGGTCTGAGATCTGTTCATTTGTTCCCTGCTCTAGGGAAAGCTGTTAACATGCCCACCTTTCACACATGCCTTGATAAATGAATACAGTAGTGAAAAGTAGAGTGGGTCATGGCCATAAGTGGGATTCAAATAAATCATGTAATCCATACCTCCTGATTCGATGTtcaatttattctttttttttcaaatctttttattactattatccaaaattaacaagagtacatcgaagtaggcaacacttacaatgtctcaagaaaaaaacattgctttaaagattgaaaaaattttggtgagaAAAAAAACCCTAGAAACTTGTGTTCAATTTATAACAAGTACTTGGTCAGTAAAATTATCTATCCAGGTAAATGAGCCGTGGCAGTAAGTGATGCGAATAGATGGTGCATGCAAGTAGTTTTCATCCAATGGGTGAGGAAATACATCCCAGTGACTAGCGCATTTTCCCCAGGATGGACCTTAGTATGGCAGGACATCCTCTGGGGTGAGGATAGACTTATCCATGCATATTTAGGAATGCCTTGTAGATTCCTGGTGCTAATGGTCCATTGGGAACAACAGGATAATTAGAACTGAACTATGCACAACCTGTATAACTTGAGTTGAAATACTTAAAGATTGAGTAACTGTTAAAGGTGGAGTTTGGGGGTGGCATGTTAAATCAGGTGCACAAAGGCTAGAATATCAGACACAGGGTTAAAAGTTTAAAAAAGTAAATACAAGGCTTGGCAATTTTTGATAGTACACAAATAATTCATTAGCTAAAGGAAAGAGACTTCATTCCTCTAACTGTTCACATTGGAGGCAGAGACATTGATTGGTGTTATTAACAATTACCATTGGCAGAAAAGGAGTATTAATGCTGCTAATGGGCAGACTTTATCAATGTTTAATGTGCATCTGCAGCAATTTCATCAAAATGCAACAGGACATTAAGGGTGCTATGTCCTTTTCACAGCTTtaacaacagaaagcaactaacaACCATTTCCAATTCACAGAATACTCTTATTTCTCACCAAAGCTGCTGTTGGCTTGATCATATTTGTGACTGGTGTTCACCCATGGGGTTTAGAGCAAATTCTGACACATCAAGATTTTCCCATTCCTTTCATTTGGTAGTAATTTTTCCATCTTGTTTCAGAACAGTCATGCAACATGCACTTCGTCTGAATATTACTTTTAATGGACAACAtatttcaataaaaataaattggcCCAAAAGAGGAGATGTTGCTGTTAACTCCCTGATCACACCTCGAAGAGGAACACACCTGAGAAGATGAAGAACATTCCAGCTGGTTTCAAGAAATAATCTAGTCTCTTGCTGAAGGATAGGAGTGTGCAGAATGTGCCCAGCATCATAAACCCCACACTGATGATGGCTATGGCTGCTGCTGATATGCTGTATTCTGTGGAAAGAgcaataggcaggaaaggtgtgGGTTATTTCAGATAAAATATGCTGGGTGGTTCACACGCTCTGTTAAATTCCTAGTCTGTAGTTCCTGAGAGATTGATACTGGGATGCCAGTCAAAATGCAAAGTAGCTGCAGTGGTCTGAACT from Mobula birostris isolate sMobBir1 chromosome 24, sMobBir1.hap1, whole genome shotgun sequence includes:
- the cacng1b gene encoding voltage-dependent calcium channel gamma-1 subunit → MEEDKGWKIKLTSCFVAVGVILAVVAVSTDHWAVLSPRLEVSNATCEEAHFGLWRLCTKRTFLITVDPNTEGCGTTTLPGDYNCTYFKHFTSGENAELFQITTQKEYSISAAAIAIISVGFMMLGTFCTLLSFSKRLDYFLKPAGMFFIFSGLCIIISAEVMRQSVKRMIDSKETIWTQYEYSWSFACACTSFIILFLGGIILLLISLPRMPQNPWETCMDAPPEH